The nucleotide window GAAGTCCATTGCGCTTTGGGAATTGTCTCGGCTAACAGTTGTTGCTCTGCGGGGGGATACAGAACATCCGTGTCAATGGAAACGACAAGAGTGGGGTGTTGAATGGCTTGCAAAACATGAATATATTCCCCCCGTTGCTGACTAATGTCGTGATGATCCATAGCTTGGGTCAGAGTGATGTAGGTGTTTGCATCAAATCGTTCAACCAGTTTTTGCCCATGGCGATACAAGTACTGTTGAATCGAAAAAGACACTCCCTCTGCGGGTTTGGGAACGGCTGAATAGGGGAGAGGAGCCCGATCGATCTGCCGTCCAAACCGTTGCTCAAAACTCTGCCAAGAACGATAGGTACTCATGGCAATCATCCGAGCGATCGCTAACCCGTGGTTCGGCGATCGCTCAGGGGAATACTGGCCCGCAGCCCACTGGGGATCGGCATAGATAGCCTGTCGCTGGGCTTCACTGAGGGCAACGCACCAAGCAGAATGGCGACCTGAAGTCGCAATCGGCACGATCGCCTGTACCCAGTCAGGATACAGCAACGCCCATTCCAACACTTGCATTCCCCCTAGTGATCCGCCAATGACTAATTTGAGTCGTTGTACGGATAGCTGTTCCAATAACTTAGCTTGTACCCGTACCATATCCCGAATTGTAATCGCGGGAAATGTACTGGCATAGGGTTCATTCGTGATCGGATTCAGACTGGTTGGCCCAGTCGTGCCATAACAGCTTCCTAGGATATTGCTACAGATGATGAAATCCTGATCAGGATCAAACACCTTACCCGCACCAAACAAATCCTGCCACCATCGATCGGCATCCGCAGATCCCGTTAAAGCATGGCAAATTAAGATTGCATTATCACCCTGTGAATTTAAAGCGCCCCAAGTGCGATAGGCCACTTGAACATTCGATAAGCTGCCACCGGATTCTAAACCCAAAGGTTCAGGTAACTGATAAAACTGGGTCTTTGATGAAATCCACTGCTGATAATGCATGCTGAAGTCACCTCCTTAAACTGGCGACTGATGATGGGGCATAGGCTGAGCCAGCTAGTTATTAACAGCTAGTGACTGTTTAGCTAGATTAGCTAGATTAGCTAGGCAAACAGCTCATTATTGACAGCTACTGCTAGCTTGATCAAAGGCTTGGACAAAATCCGCTTTGATATCGTCAATATGTTCCAGCCCAACCGAGACTCGAATTAAATCCGGTGTCACACCAGCGGAGCGTTGTTCTGTTTCACTGAGTTGTTGATGGGTAGTGGAAGCGGGATGAATGACGAGGGTCTTGGCATCGCCCACATTCGCCAAATGGCTAGCCAGTTTGACATGGTTGATGAAGGCTCGACCAAACTCTAAGCCGCCTTTAATTCCAAAGTTCAGCACCCCCCCAAAACCATTCTGGAGATATTTCCGAGCCCGATCGTGATAGGGGTGATCCGGTAAACCCAGATAGCTCACCCAGGCCACTTGGGGATGGGTCTGCAACCACTGGGCTAATTCCAAGGCGTTTTGAACATGGCGATCGACCCGGAGAGATAACGTCTCCAAACCCTGTAGCAGCAAGAACGCATTAAAGGGACTGAGGCTCGGCCCCAGATCCCGTAAGCCTTCTACCCTCGCTCGGATAATGAAAGCAATATTGCCAAAGGGACTGTCGGGGCCAAAAGTTTCATCAAAATTCAGGCCATGATATCCCGGAGAAGGAGACGTAAAACTCGGAAATTTACCATTTCCCCAGTCAAAGCGTCCTGAATCAACAATGACCCCGCCGATCGAAGTACCGTGGCCACCAATCCATTTTGTGGCGGACTGGACTACGATATCAGCACCGTGTTCAATGGGACGACACAGATAGCCCGCCGCCCCAAAGGTATTGTCTACGATCAGGGGAATCCCATGCTCATGGGCAATGTGGGCTAGGGTCGCAAAGTCTGGCACATTAAACTGAGGATTGCCGATCGTCTCGACGTACAGCGCCTTTGTCCGTTCATCGATCGCTTGACGAAATCCCTCCGGGTCATCGCCCTCAACAAACTTAACCTGGATGCCCAAGCGGGGGAGAGCAACTTTGAATTGGTTGTAGCTTCCTCCGTACAGAAAACTGGTGGAAACAATGTTGTCTCCCGCTTCGGCAATCGTGCTGATTGCTAGAAATTGCGCGGCCTGTCCACTCGAGGTCGCCAACGCCGCCACCCCACCTTCCAAGGCTGCCACTCGCTTTTCAAACACATCCGTTGTCGGATTCATAATGCGAGTGTAGAT belongs to Alkalinema sp. FACHB-956 and includes:
- the metX gene encoding homoserine O-acetyltransferase, encoding MHYQQWISSKTQFYQLPEPLGLESGGSLSNVQVAYRTWGALNSQGDNAILICHALTGSADADRWWQDLFGAGKVFDPDQDFIICSNILGSCYGTTGPTSLNPITNEPYASTFPAITIRDMVRVQAKLLEQLSVQRLKLVIGGSLGGMQVLEWALLYPDWVQAIVPIATSGRHSAWCVALSEAQRQAIYADPQWAAGQYSPERSPNHGLAIARMIAMSTYRSWQSFEQRFGRQIDRAPLPYSAVPKPAEGVSFSIQQYLYRHGQKLVERFDANTYITLTQAMDHHDISQQRGEYIHVLQAIQHPTLVVSIDTDVLYPPAEQQLLAETIPKAQWTSITSMHGHDGFLIDTQVLNDRVVAFGHSLGWGNALTASSLE
- a CDS encoding O-acetylhomoserine aminocarboxypropyltransferase/cysteine synthase, translating into MSSQYRFETLQVHAGQTPAPGTNARAVPIYQTTSYTFDSADHGANLFALKEFGNIYTRIMNPTTDVFEKRVAALEGGVAALATSSGQAAQFLAISTIAEAGDNIVSTSFLYGGSYNQFKVALPRLGIQVKFVEGDDPEGFRQAIDERTKALYVETIGNPQFNVPDFATLAHIAHEHGIPLIVDNTFGAAGYLCRPIEHGADIVVQSATKWIGGHGTSIGGVIVDSGRFDWGNGKFPSFTSPSPGYHGLNFDETFGPDSPFGNIAFIIRARVEGLRDLGPSLSPFNAFLLLQGLETLSLRVDRHVQNALELAQWLQTHPQVAWVSYLGLPDHPYHDRARKYLQNGFGGVLNFGIKGGLEFGRAFINHVKLASHLANVGDAKTLVIHPASTTHQQLSETEQRSAGVTPDLIRVSVGLEHIDDIKADFVQAFDQASSSCQ